A region from the Benincasa hispida cultivar B227 chromosome 10, ASM972705v1, whole genome shotgun sequence genome encodes:
- the LOC120088498 gene encoding rac-like GTP-binding protein RAC2 yields the protein MSTARFIKCVTVGDGAVGKTCMLISYTSNTFPTDYVPTVFDNFSANVVVDGSTVNLGLWDTAGQEDYNRLRPLSYRGADVFLLAFSLISKASYENISKKWIPELRHYAPTVPIVLVGTKLDLRDDKQFLTSHPGAVPITTAQGEELKKSIGAAVYIECSSKTQQNVKAVFDAAIKVVLQPPKLKRKRRKARTCVFL from the exons ATGAGTACGGCTCGATTCATCAAGTGTGTTACTGTTGGAGATGGGGCTGTGGGGAAGACTTGCATGCTCATCTCCTACACTAGCAACACTTTCCCAACT GACTATGTGCCGACAGTTTTTGATAATTTCAGTGCTAATGTGGTGGTGGATGGTAGCACCGTCAACTTGGGGCTTTGGGACACTGCTG GACAGGAAGATTACAATAGGCTGAGACCTTTGAGTTATAGAGGTGCAGATGTGTTTCTGTTGGCCTTTTCTCTAATCAGCAAAGCTAGCTATGAAAATATCTCCAAGAAG TGGATCCCTGAGTTGCGGCATTATGCCCCGACTGTGCCGATTGTTCTTGTCGGAACCAAACTTG ATTTAAGGGACGACAAGCAATTTCTGACTAGCCATCCCGGTGCTGTACCGATCACAACAGCGCAG GGTGAAGAGCTGAAGAAATCAATTGGAGCTGCTGTTTACATAGAGTGCAGCTCCAAAACTCAGCAG AATGTCAAGGCTGTGTTTGATGCTGCCATCAAGGTTGTTCTACAGCCACCGAAACTGAAGAGAAAGCGACGAAAGGCCAGAACATGTGTGTTTCTTTGA
- the LOC120088025 gene encoding LOB domain-containing protein 2, with translation MQRHNNGVLQVTPACAACKHQRKKCHETCPLAPYFPANRNREFQAVHKVFGVSNVTKMVKNVREEDKRKAVDSLVWEAVCRQNDPVLGPYGEYKRVLEELKVCKLLTQNQSIMNGGQVELGYKPIMPCLGGWNNNNNNKNINNNASENLINNGNGIMGIINGGVNSNHLFSYLHDNYVSAIIDSSPYSNSSTYNLQSPEKLMRLQQDKEISSSIVVPLQQQQQQQHPTFHHCF, from the coding sequence ATGCAAAGGCACAATAACGGAGTTTTGCAGGTTACACCCGCTTGTGCAGCCTGCAAACACCAAAGAAAGAAATGCCACGAGACGTGCCCGCTAGCACCGTACTTTCCCGCAAATCGGAACAGGGAATTCCAAGCCGTTCACAAGGTGTTTGGAGTGAGCAATGTGACCAAAATGGTGAAAAATGTAAGAGAAGAAGACAAGAGAAAGGCTGTGGATTCTTTGGTTTGGGAAGCTGTTTGTAGGCAAAACGACCCCGTTTTAGGGCCCTATGGTGAATACAAAAGGGTTTTGGAAGAGCTAAAAGTGTGTAAATTATTGACTCAAAATCAAAGCATTATGAATGGAGGGCAAGTGGAATTGGGTTATAAACCAATAATGCCTTGTTTGGGAGGgtggaataataataataacaacaagaatatcaataataatgcaagtgaaaatttgattaataatggGAATGGGATTATGGGGATTATCAATGGAGGAGTTAATAGCAACCATTTGTTTAGTTACCTTCATGATAACTATGTAAGTGCTATTATTGATTCAAGTCCTTATAGTAATTCTTCAACTTATAATTTACAAAGCCCTGAGAAATTGATGAGACTGCAGCAAGATAAAGAGATTAGTTCAAGCATTGTTGTGCCACTTCAACAGCAACAACAGCAGCAGCATCCAACTTTTCACCATTGTTTTTAG
- the LOC120088225 gene encoding 50S ribosomal protein L30 produces MNAFKAFKANVPIAWSPNLYITLVRGMPGTRRLHRRTLEALRLRKCNRTVMRWNTPTVRGMLQQVKRLIVVETEEMYKARKQKVEQHKALRPPIVVDHLPAPISPLAS; encoded by the exons ATGAATGCCTTCAAGGCCTTCAAAGCCAATGTCCCAATTGCATGGAGTCCTAATCTTTATATCACATTAGTGAGAGGCATGCCAGGAACAAGGAGACTTCACAGACGTACATTAGAGGCGTTGCGGCTCCGAAAATGCAACCGAACTGTCATGCGCTGGAACACACCTACTGTTAGGGGAATGCTTCAACAG GTAAAGCGATTAATAGTGGTTGAAACAGAAGAAATGTATAAAGCTCGTAAACAGAAGGTGGAACAGCACAAGGCCCTTCGACCTCCAATAGTTGTAGATCACCTTCCGGCTCCAATTTCTCCTCTTGCCTCTTGA
- the LOC120088224 gene encoding protein NRT1/ PTR FAMILY 6.4, translated as MVLVSKHGSGGGEDDAAVDFWGNPVDKSKRGGWLAAGLILGTELSERICVMGISMNLVTYLVGDLHLTSAKSATIVTNFLGALNLLGLLGGFLADAKLGRYLTVASFASITAVGVILLTLATTIPGMRPPQCDYSTRQLHQCIEANGGQLAMLYAALYTIALGGGGIKSNVSGFGSDQFDTNDPKEEKAMIFFFNRFYFAISIGSLFSVTVLVYVQDHVGRGWGYGISGGTMVIAVIVLLCGTYFYRFKKPRGSPLTVIWRVVLLAWKKRSLPHAAHPSFLNDYQNAKVPYTYKFKCLDKAAILDEYAVTDPNNPWIVSTVTEIEEVKMVLKLIPIWSTGILFWTIYSQMTTFTVVQASFMERNVGSFEIPAGSMSAFLFITILLVTSLNEKLFIPIARKLTHNVQGLTSLQRIGIGLFFSIFGMVAAGVVEKERKTFAVEQNTRISAFWLIPQFFLVGAGEAFAYVGQLEFFIREAPERMKSMSTGLFLSTLSMGFFVSSLLVTIVDKVTNKQWLRNNLNKGDLNYFYWLLAVLGLLNFFFFLLLARKHQYKDQHYVSSKDNNEELKTSNDMIALEMEGSISIKATET; from the exons atg GTTCTGGTATCAAAACATGGGAGTGGGGGAGGAGAAGATGATGCTGCAGTAGATTTTTGGGGAAACCCAGTGGACAAATCAAAAAGAGGAGGATGGCTTGCAGCAGGGCTCATCTTAG GAACTGAACTCTCTGAAAGGATATGTGTGATGGGAATATCAATGAACTTAGTTACATATCTAGTTGGAGATTTGCATCTTACTTCAGCCAAATCTGCAACTATTGTGACTAATTTTCTTGGTGCTCTTAATCTTCTTGGCCTTCTTGGTGGCTTCTTAGCAGATGCCAAGCTGGGAAGGTACCTCACAGTTGCAAGCTTTGCTTCTATAACTGCTGTG GGTGTTATATTGTTGACATTGGCCACAACCATCCCTGGTATGAGACCCCCTCAATGTGATTACTCCACAAGACAACTTCATCAATGCATTGAAGCTAATGGTGGGCAACTTGCCATGCTCTATGCTGCACTTTATACTATAGCACTTGGTGGAGGGGGGATAAAATCGAACGTTTCAGGATTTGGGTCTGATCAATTCGACACTAATGATCCGAAGGAAGAGAAGGCCATGATATTCTTCTTCAATAGGTTCTACTTTGCGATAAGCATCGGGTCGTTGTTTTCCGTCACTGTGTTGGTTTATGTACAAGACCATGTGGGGAGAGGATGGGGATATGGAATCTCAGGAGGGACCATGGTGATTGCTGTAATTGTACTGCTTTGTGGGACATACTTTTACCGGTTTAAAAAGCCTAGAGGAAGCCCTCTAACAGTGATATGGAGAGTGGTGCTTTTGGCTTGGAAGAAGAGAAGTCTCCCTCACGCAGCTCATCCAAGCTTCTTAAATGACTACCAAAATGCCAAGGTTCCATACACCTACAAATTCAA GTGTCTTGACAAGGCTGCAATTCTAGACGAGTATGCTGTCACTGATCCAAACAATCCATGGATAGTCTCTACAGTCACTGAAATTGAAGAAGTGAAAATGGTGTTGAAGCTCATACCCATTTGGTCCACTGGCATCCTCTTCTGGACAATCTACTCACAGATGACTACATTCACAGTAGTACAAGCATCCTTTATGGAAAGAAATGTTGGCAGTTTTGAGATTCCTGCCGGTTCTATGTCAGCCTTTCTGTTCATCACCATCCTGCTCGTCACTTCATTGAATGAGAAACTATTCATACCCATTGCTCGGAAGCTGACTCACAATGTCCAAGGTCTCACAAGCCTTCAGAGGATTGGGATTGGACtgtttttctcaatttttggCATGGTGGCTGCTGGAGTTGTTGAGAAAGAGAGGAAGACCTTCGCAGTCGAGCAAAATACTCGTATAAGTGCTTTCTGGTTAATACCTCAGTTCTTCTTGGTTGGTGCTGGAGAAGCATTTGCATATGTCGGACAACTCGAGTTTTTCATCAGAGAAGCACCGGAACGAATGAAATCCATGAGCACAGGACTTTTTCTTAGCACTCTTTCCATGGGATTTTTTGTCAGTAGTTTGTTGGTAACAATTGTAGATAAAGTAACCAACAAGCAATGGCTGAGAAATAATCTCAACAAGGGAGACTTAAACTACTTCTATTGGCTACTCGCAGTGTTAGGCCTgctaaactttttcttttttcttctccttgCCCGGAAACATCAATATAAAGACCAGCATTATGTCAGCTCCAAAGACAACAATGAGGAGCTCAAGACTTCAAATGACATGATCGCACTTGAAATGGAGGGGTCAATAAGCATTAAGGCAACAGAAACTTAA